A region from the Geobacter benzoatilyticus genome encodes:
- a CDS encoding ATP-grasp domain-containing protein — translation MNSEKRPAILVVSAGIMQIPALERARALGYYVIASDRNPEAPGFQLADEHLVLDVKDIEGHVAWAREHGKRVGLKGAFAGADVAITVAAVCEELGLPGVPFEVARRSNNKALMKERWLRDKIPTPWSAEASTLEEAQKILVHTGFPAIVKAVDGAASRGSMRIDRPDQLPIAFKAACATSRTGTAIVEQFVVGKEQSVETIIWKGKHYHVSLADRHFGFAPYAIETAHVDPSTLDKDTQKRICEVVDAAADSLGIDFGPAKADMILTDQGPMILEMPARLSGGFHSQYTTPLSSGKDPIKAVMKLAMGDKLDESLLSSKHDWTSICAGIFPEPGIIRSIRGVEEARALPGIEQILITKAVGDRVEPMIDNGKRCCWVIAVGENEQDAWSRIDAARQVIRFETVP, via the coding sequence ATGAACTCTGAAAAACGCCCCGCCATTCTCGTAGTCAGTGCCGGCATAATGCAGATACCCGCATTAGAGCGAGCTCGTGCCCTCGGATACTACGTCATCGCCAGTGACCGCAATCCCGAGGCCCCAGGGTTCCAACTGGCAGACGAGCACCTCGTACTGGATGTCAAAGATATCGAGGGGCATGTGGCATGGGCCAGGGAGCACGGGAAAAGGGTTGGACTGAAAGGGGCCTTTGCCGGAGCAGATGTGGCAATTACGGTTGCAGCGGTCTGCGAGGAACTCGGCTTGCCCGGGGTTCCATTTGAGGTGGCCAGACGGTCGAACAACAAGGCCCTTATGAAAGAACGCTGGCTGCGGGACAAAATTCCTACCCCATGGAGCGCCGAAGCATCGACGCTGGAGGAAGCCCAAAAGATTCTTGTTCATACAGGCTTTCCTGCCATCGTAAAAGCTGTGGATGGCGCTGCATCACGGGGAAGCATGCGCATTGACAGGCCTGACCAGCTTCCAATCGCCTTCAAAGCCGCCTGTGCCACCTCGCGGACCGGTACGGCAATCGTTGAGCAGTTCGTAGTGGGGAAAGAACAGAGCGTCGAAACCATCATCTGGAAGGGAAAGCATTATCACGTTAGTCTGGCCGACAGGCACTTCGGTTTCGCTCCCTACGCCATAGAAACAGCCCATGTGGACCCCTCTACCCTCGACAAGGACACACAAAAGCGCATCTGTGAGGTCGTAGATGCGGCTGCCGACTCGTTGGGCATCGATTTTGGCCCCGCTAAAGCCGACATGATCCTGACCGATCAGGGGCCGATGATACTCGAGATGCCGGCACGGCTGAGCGGTGGATTCCACTCCCAATACACGACACCTCTGAGTTCCGGGAAAGACCCAATCAAAGCCGTCATGAAGCTGGCCATGGGAGATAAACTGGACGAGAGCCTCCTCTCCTCTAAACATGATTGGACATCCATCTGTGCAGGTATTTTCCCCGAACCCGGTATAATCAGATCCATCAGGGGAGTAGAAGAAGCGCGCGCACTACCCGGAATCGAGCAGATACTGATTACGAAAGCCGTAGGTGATAGGGTTGAGCCAATGATAGACAACGGTAAACGGTGCTGCTGGGTGATCGCTGTTGGCGAGAATGAACAAGACGCGTGGTCACGCATTGATGCAGCTCGTCAGGTAATCCGCTTCGAGACGGTCCCTTAA
- a CDS encoding glycoside hydrolase family 57 — MSLSLYTIFHLNLAFSSIEEELRPEVVRRCYWPLLRLARDLKLPFGIEITGYTLETVAAIDPAWVEELRGLCQGQCELVGSGYSQLIGPLVPAEVNRQNLRIGNQTYERLLGLRPRIVLVNEQAYSSGLIGHYREAGFEALVMEWDNPAYHHPQWDPAWRYLPQIAMGQHGEELQVIWNNSIFFQKFQRYVHGELELDDYLALIGRHDNGTTRAIPLYGNDIEIFDFRPGRFTTEAVMEHDEWGRIRELFKRLMEDGRFTFIPPSGLLSLLHEPGAGNRLSLESPEAPIPVKKQEKYNITRWAVTGRDDIGINTACQRIHDALLAKGNASEQEWRELCYLWSSDFRTHITPRRWKRYRSRLNSFGRHCGTTHITRLFEGGVEVLPPEVSALREGQYLTIETLGVRLKLNLRRGLAFDSLVFPRVHERSLCGTLYHGYFDDITAGADFYTGHVVFETHGRPKITDLVPAEPLVRWHPDQDTLTVTATFKTPLGPLTKQIGIAPARETVSIDYEFDWPLVPVGSLRLGNITINPEAFDAENLFFRTHNGGNEPETFTVTGKKFSHGEATSFLVSAKQGLGITEGLMEIGDSHSILKIKVHRSLSSLLGLVTFKPVGSSYFFRYGLSASEMDETSKPKRRKEPLFSRITFSASTTPDSSFRIEAP; from the coding sequence ATGTCACTATCTCTATACACCATCTTCCACCTGAACCTGGCCTTCTCTTCCATTGAAGAGGAATTGCGCCCGGAAGTGGTCCGCCGCTGCTACTGGCCGCTGCTTCGGCTGGCCCGTGATCTGAAGCTACCATTCGGTATCGAGATAACCGGCTACACCCTGGAAACCGTCGCGGCCATCGACCCTGCCTGGGTAGAGGAACTCCGGGGACTCTGCCAGGGGCAATGCGAACTGGTGGGAAGCGGCTACTCCCAACTGATCGGCCCCCTGGTGCCGGCGGAAGTGAACCGGCAGAACCTGCGCATCGGTAACCAGACCTATGAGCGGCTTCTGGGACTGCGCCCACGTATCGTTCTGGTCAACGAGCAGGCTTACTCCTCCGGGCTCATCGGACACTACCGGGAGGCGGGCTTCGAGGCCCTGGTCATGGAGTGGGACAACCCCGCCTACCATCACCCCCAGTGGGATCCGGCGTGGCGCTATCTTCCCCAGATTGCCATGGGCCAGCATGGCGAAGAGCTGCAGGTCATCTGGAACAACTCCATCTTCTTTCAGAAGTTCCAGCGGTATGTCCATGGCGAACTGGAACTGGACGACTACCTTGCCCTTATCGGTCGCCACGATAACGGCACCACCCGCGCTATTCCCCTCTACGGTAATGATATTGAAATATTCGACTTCCGCCCCGGTCGCTTCACCACCGAAGCAGTCATGGAGCATGACGAGTGGGGACGGATCAGGGAGCTTTTCAAGCGGTTGATGGAGGATGGACGCTTCACTTTCATTCCTCCCTCAGGTCTCCTGTCCCTGCTTCATGAACCGGGAGCCGGAAACCGTCTGAGCCTCGAATCCCCAGAGGCACCTATCCCGGTAAAAAAGCAGGAAAAGTACAATATCACCAGATGGGCCGTCACAGGACGTGATGACATCGGCATTAACACCGCCTGTCAACGGATTCACGACGCGCTGCTGGCAAAGGGGAATGCTTCTGAGCAGGAATGGCGTGAACTTTGCTACCTCTGGAGCAGCGATTTCCGCACCCATATTACACCGCGACGCTGGAAACGCTACCGCAGCCGTCTCAACTCCTTTGGCCGCCATTGTGGTACAACGCATATAACGAGACTTTTCGAAGGGGGCGTGGAGGTCCTCCCCCCTGAAGTCTCCGCTCTTCGCGAAGGACAATACCTTACAATCGAAACACTAGGGGTGCGACTTAAACTGAACCTGCGCCGCGGATTGGCCTTTGACTCCCTCGTTTTCCCCCGAGTCCACGAACGCAGCCTCTGCGGCACCCTCTATCACGGCTATTTCGACGACATCACCGCCGGAGCCGACTTCTACACAGGTCACGTGGTATTCGAGACACACGGGAGACCAAAGATAACGGACCTGGTGCCAGCCGAACCGTTGGTTCGCTGGCATCCCGACCAGGACACGCTAACGGTGACAGCCACCTTCAAGACTCCCCTTGGCCCCCTGACTAAGCAGATAGGAATCGCTCCTGCAAGAGAAACGGTTTCCATCGACTACGAATTCGACTGGCCCTTGGTCCCTGTGGGCTCTCTGAGGCTAGGCAACATAACGATCAATCCCGAAGCCTTCGATGCGGAAAACCTCTTCTTCCGCACCCATAACGGCGGGAACGAACCGGAAACTTTCACCGTAACCGGAAAGAAATTTTCCCATGGAGAAGCAACATCATTCCTCGTCTCGGCAAAACAGGGTCTGGGCATTACTGAAGGGCTGATGGAGATAGGAGACTCACACTCCATTCTAAAAATAAAGGTACACCGATCTCTCTCAAGCCTCCTGGGCCTCGTGACGTTCAAACCGGTCGGATCCTCATACTTCTTTAGATACGGGCTCAGCGCTTCAGAAATGGATGAAACCAGCAAACCAAAACGTAGAAAAGAACCGCTCTTTTCACGTATCACTTTTTCCGCATCGACAACACCAGACTCCTCTTTTCGTATTGAGGCTCCGTAA
- a CDS encoding SDR family NAD(P)-dependent oxidoreductase has product MGILSGMNIVVLGASGVMGRAFAQAATAEGAACIVAGRKDPGLGLPHLLVDVTDPSSVKNFFTALEKRNLRIDVAFNFTGTHHAVMKLGQEDISAVLNDWSRVINTNLTGAFLLTAGFARLFVKQRHGHLVHLCSDASRVSLEGSHAYVASKHGLEGLVKSAAAQLARFGVRVNGLAPGTVETPLNRHLLRDDAGQLSRRAASILAHTPTKRFATVEGVVESAIALCIPQRHLTGNVIFCDDGYVVEGHSWPDGTWAAYQNPETLTDLLHFYDDPESNLE; this is encoded by the coding sequence ATGGGAATTCTTAGTGGAATGAACATCGTCGTTCTGGGAGCCAGCGGGGTCATGGGGCGGGCCTTCGCCCAGGCAGCAACGGCAGAAGGGGCGGCCTGCATCGTCGCGGGGCGAAAAGATCCCGGGCTCGGCCTTCCTCACCTGCTAGTGGACGTTACCGACCCGTCTTCGGTCAAAAACTTCTTCACAGCTTTGGAAAAACGCAACCTCCGCATCGATGTGGCCTTCAACTTTACCGGGACACACCATGCCGTGATGAAACTCGGGCAAGAAGATATTTCAGCGGTTCTAAACGACTGGTCGCGAGTCATAAACACAAACCTTACCGGCGCATTTCTTCTGACAGCCGGATTCGCACGTCTGTTTGTCAAGCAGCGCCACGGGCATCTCGTCCACTTGTGCTCCGACGCCTCCAGGGTTTCCCTAGAGGGTTCTCACGCTTATGTAGCATCCAAACATGGCCTGGAAGGTCTGGTCAAGAGTGCCGCAGCGCAACTTGCCCGTTTTGGGGTCCGTGTCAACGGGTTGGCCCCTGGGACCGTTGAAACACCGCTCAATCGGCACTTGTTGCGAGATGATGCCGGGCAACTGTCACGCCGAGCGGCGTCAATACTGGCGCATACTCCCACCAAACGGTTCGCCACGGTAGAAGGGGTCGTGGAATCGGCCATCGCCCTGTGTATCCCCCAACGGCACCTGACTGGCAACGTGATTTTCTGCGATGACGGGTACGTTGTAGAAGGGCACTCGTGGCCCGACGGGACATGGGCAGCATACCAGAACCCAGAAACGTTGACCGATCTTCTGCACTTCTATGACGACCCTGAATCGAACCTGGAATAA